The genomic DNA TGAGGTCAGGAAGggcatcttctccaagttTCTCAATAAGTGATCCAAGGGCCTTGGACGCAGTAGCACGAGTAGTGGGTACAGGATCGACGATAGCCAGTTGTAGTCCAGAGACAATGATTGGCAAGTGCGATGTGAGATCTTTGCGCTCGGTAAGATGGGCCAAACTACCAATAATTTGCGCAGACTTCCGCTTTGTATTCGATCTGTCGCCAAGACCACGCTCTAAAATACGAACAACAAGCGCCAGGGAAGGAGCATCCAGGTAGTGAACGAAAGAAACCTTGATAAGGGAATCCAAAGCCTCGTCCGTATGCTTCGTTGGATCACTGAGAGCTTTCAGAAGCACGTTAACCAAGCTCTTGATCTCTGGGTTACTGATGACCTCGCCGAAACGTTGGAGACTTCGGTTTGCAGCGTTACGCACTTCCTTGTGCGTATCGTTCAGGACAACCGTGAGGGGAGGAATAATATCAGGCAGGCTTGCCGCTAGTTGCTGCGGATCAAGGTAAGCCATCGCACCTAGCAGATCACAAGCACCCTTTTGACTACGCCATTGTGTATCATTAAGACCGTCAAGAAGGGTAGGAAGGATTTTCTTGACGCCATACGAACTGAGGTTGGAAAAGCAAGCCTTTGCCGCATCAAGACAAGCATCACGAACGTCAGCATTGGGATCACCGAAGCTAGCCAGAAGCTGCGGAACAATCTGAATAACATATGGTTCAAAAGTGCGACCCAGGATTGTCGCAAAAAGTTCGTAAGCCAATAGAGCACCTTGTCTCTGATGAGGCTCCTTCTTGTTTTCAGTGGCTGCGCGAAGATGGGCCATGATCTGGAATTCCCGCAAAGATAAGACACCCCTCCCACTGACAATGCCAGCAAGCCCGTAGGCTGCTCCACGTTGAGTGGCATATTTCTTGGACTGCAAAAGCTGGTCCAGCATTTCCTGCACGTAGCCAGCACTTTGAGAGCCCGACAGTCTGATGAGAGGCGGTAGGCATCCAGAGACAGCGGATTGAACAGATTCAGAAGGAGTTGGGAGGGTAGCAAGCAGCCTCTTGATAACAGTTTGCAAACGCGGGTCGTCTGCTTTAAGATGCCGGGCCAAAGAGCCATAAAGAACAACCACCGCCTCGTTGAGAAGGTCAGAGGTTTCACTTCCCTTATCTGATGTTTCCAGAGTCGTTTCTAAGATATTCATCAATTCTTCAACCTTGTGCTGGCCACGCTCGGCGATCACAGATCTGCCGCTATCAGCCATCTGGGCTCTGACCACAGGGCTTCGGTCAATCAGAGGTCCTCTTTCGATCAAGAATCTGAGGAAAGACACGATCTGCTCGCCTTCGAACCCGTTCGTCATGGCGGTAAAAGCGAGAGCAATACCGCTGCGGAATTCCCAATGATCGGCCATGTCCATTTTCTTTGGCATCCCGTATATATCCTTTTCCGGCACCTTAGGCTTGGCCTCGCTTTCGTACTTAGCTTGCAGTTCCGAAAATACTTCATCAAACTTGGCTGGGTTAGACTCAAGGGCATGTGCCAACGCACGAGCAGCGGCATTGCGGAGCTGGGAGTCCTTGGAGGCAAGGTACGGGATAATTTTACCGTAGGAAGAGTCATCGACTTCTAGTGCATTATCATCCCAGATTGTCTCGGCTATCTCGGCGTTTTCTTCCACATGGTCATGGCATTCTAGCCAAATATGTTCAGAGAAGTCTAGGTCGGTCAGGTCAATCTCGGCATCGATAGCCTGTAGTATAGCTGTGCGAACAGATGCATCTGAAACGATGGCGCCCTGCAGAAGAATGTCCAGCTCAGCATTGTTTAGAGTGGGTGAGATACACCTGCAAAGATCGAATAGAGTATCCTTAATCAATTTGTAATGCTGCGTGTACTTTTGCATTGATGTGATCAAGTGATCTAGAACTTCAGCACGAGGGAGACGTTCGTCGGTGAATGACCCCGAATGGAAGGACATAAACTCAAGCGCAAGCAGTACTtgttccccttcctcctctcccttttGTTCATCAATTCCGTTTCCACTAAGAACAAGGAGAACCAATGGAAGGATGTATGCCAGAGATGTGACATCAAAAGGACGTTGCTCGGATGCAAACCGCAGACGATAAAGAATCCTTGTCACAAGTTGACCGAGGGGTTCTGCTTCCATCTCGGGGGGAAGTTGGCTCCTACCAAGTGCCCGCAGAGTCGCAACGCCCACGGAGGTTCGCAATGGGCCCAGGCGTGACGATACCTTCTCCGCGCACTTGGTATAGGCCTTAGACACGACCTCACCGGCAAGTAAGCCTGCACCAGCCTTCACGAGGGACAACAAAGATCCCACTGCGGTATTGATCCAGCCATCCGCTTCGACTGCCGGACCGCTTGCAAGACCCTGCATGATCCCAGCGCCTCTTTCAATCCTTTTAACTGCCCGCAGAACTTCTTCACGAATCTTGGACTCTTTCGCGAGCTGGGCTTTGACTTTAGATTGCTCGTCTGCGGTCagtttcttctgtttctggcCCTTTTTCTCCGCCAGTTGTACTCGTAACTCCTCTTCCCACTTGAGAATGTCATAGTCTTTAGTGTTCTTGTCGAAAGCAGGCTTCGACTTAGTGCTGAGGACATCAACAAACATGGTTCCTTCGGGGGTCCGAGCAATAGCAACGTCGGTTGGAGTGAACTTGGACACACGTGAAACATCCAAATCGTCCTTGATCTGAGCCACAAGCCGGGACACCATAGCGTCAGGCGCCACGAAAGCCAACTCGCCGGCTGCGCTCCAGATAGCATCGTCAACTTGAGGAACCCTGGATTGAACTGGGTCATCATGCACCCGTGTCAATTGATTCATAGACTCATCGGCGAATTCGCGGACGAGGTTGCCAGGGTCGATACCAGTTCTCAGGCATAGCGTAATCCATGAGACATTCGGGATCAGCTCAGGACGGCCAATGACGATGAGCTCGATAAGCTGGTTCTTCAActctgaagaagctttctCTGGTTCCGGAAGACTTGATACTGGTGAACAAATGGCTTTCACTACCAAATGAAGGAATTTCAGGCTTTCCGATCCTGCAGAAACAGGTGCAGATTCTTTCTCAGAAGTTCTCAAGGAAAGTATCCAGCTCCACAAAGAATCTATTATGATGCGTCCGAAGAATCCTACTTGTTTAAGATGAACTTCTGATAGGATGCTAGCGGAACGCTCTCGGAAGTTTGAATGAAGCCCCGGGATGGTGATGGTATAGATAAACGCCTGGCCCCATGCAATCTTGGCTGCGTCTTCTGCACTCTCAAACTTAGACCCAGACGAAACAGCTGCAAGCGTTCTCGTTACCCACTCGACCTCTCCTTGGGTGGTCAACTTTGAATAAGCTTTTGGGTTAAGCAGTAGAGAGGGCTTAGGGCTAAGAGCCATCATCTGGGCCACCAATTCTTCCCATGTGGCTTTATCGAAACCTTGTACAGAAGATAACCGCTCAGCGAGCGCAAGAAAGACATAAGCCGTCGATAACGAGCCATTCTGGGCCGACGGCAAGGGGTTAGAAGCCACTTCGTTGAACAGATCCTTCATTTTACTTATGAATTTGGTCACGAACGGCTCAACTTCAGCACTAACTAGGGTCGCTGTATCGGCGTTCCAGAGTAATTCTCCCACACTCAGCTGCCAAAGCTTTCGGAATGgaattcttttctctgcagATCCCTTGACGATGGCGTTTATAACATCATCGTTGACTTTTACCTTGTGTTGGACGAGAAATGCTAGATGTTTACAGAATGCTTTGATTTCCTGTTCCAGTGCAGCTTCGTTAGACTCTCGTGCGAATACAGGAACAAACCCCTGCACCACCTCCTTCGAGACATCAGTGGAAGGTAGCGTAGCTGAGAGCGCTTGAGCATATACGGCGCGTTGCTCTGGATTTGTAATTTTCTGGGTCTTCAAAGGGCCAACAACTTCGGTTGTGACTTTAAGAAGCAAATCTTCAGTTTTCGACCTTGAGAGCAACGACTCAAACGACTGCACAGCACCCTGTCTGATGGCTGCATTGTTCGACTTCATGCTGGAGAGAAGGTGCTTCAACAGCTTTGAATGCAGGATCTCCGATAAGTCCATTTGATCGGGTAATGACGAGCACAATGAAGGCACTAATCCGCTGAGAACCACCTCCGGGGAACGCAAAATGGCTTTTTCTAGAGGTGGTATTATGTCGGACATGACATCCTCGTAGGAAACGAAAGAGACGAAAAAGTCGGAGAGAGCATCTACGATGTGAGCTGGTGGTGCGGTTTTCGACCCAACTAATTCCTTGACATAGAAATTGGTAattgacttcttttccccttccaaaACAGGTTTCTTGGCCGGAAGGCGGGCGCACACGCCGGAGATGACTCCCAGGAAGGGAGCATTCTTATGTCCCGAAGTTGAATCGCTAGTCAATCGACGAGTGGACTGGCGGATGGCATCATCGCCCCAGGTTACCGACGAGAAGACAGTCCGCAGCGCACGTCTCGTGACTCTAAGAGCCGACTGCTTCACTGGAGGTCTGGGGTTAGAGGCCAAACAAGTCTCAAGTACCTTCGCATTCGCCGCGATAATGTCTAATACGACCGAAAGCGGTGTTTCTGAATCATTGCTTAGAGCCTGTAAGATAACCGAGCACCATTCGAGCAGCACGAGCGCAGAGGTAGATGACAATGCAGATTTGGACGCCTcagcctgcagcttctgTGTGAGATATTTTAGGTCGTCGGTCGGGACCGGGGTCTTGAGAAGCGAGCGGAGACACTGCTGAACGGCTTGACGGGAGGGGCGATCGACATAGCGAGGATAGGTCTTGAAGAGGAGCCCAAGGAGAGGCTCACGGGCTTGTTGTGGCAGATCGGACCCTATAGAGTGAAGACTTAGCGATGGATCATACGAGAGGGGTTGCTTAGGGCCATTTTACCGATTCTCTCGCGGAGTTCCTGGAGAGCACGAATTCTGCGAGATGTCGAACTCGAAAAGAGAACGACCAACAGGCTCTCCAGGTCTCCAGATTTCACCTGATCCCATGGAAAATCGTCCATGTTAGGAATCCTGGGGCATGTCGAAGTGAGGGATGTTGACTAGATTCCACGGGGAGGGAATGGAATTGAGTTGAATTGCCTTTCGGTGCCGCCAATGTTGTCATAAAAGTTTTCGGCGTGGTTTTATTGTGGGGAAATCGTCCAAAGCTCCAGTTGATGACCACCATTTAATTCCCACACTTCTTAATGTTGCATTCCACTAACACTCCCTTACTCACTTAATAGACTAATAACTTCCTAGAGATCTCTGGCTTTCACCTATACTGAAAACCTGGGATCATCCATTAAcccccatcttctctttcagcaGTGGCCAAGACCATCTCCCCTCCCCGCAACTATGCCACCtaataataagaaaaagaagaagcccgccgCGAACCCAGCTCGAGGGTTTGCAACCGTCTCGGTGCCTTCCAAGCCTAAATCGACTAACTCCACAGCTCCGGCGTCGACAGCAGAATCCAAATCGGTCTCAGAGAGTGAACGACCAACCCCAGCGGAAAGCAGCCGACCTGCGGCGGAGACACAGGACGCTCCATCCTTACAGGATTACTCGCCCGAAGAACTTGAGAGACACCTTGAGGATGCGGAGTTGCAAATCCTGGTTGAGAAATATGCGTCTAAGTGCAAGAATGATGCAGTCCGTCAAGTTTCGAAATTGGAAACAGAACGACGGATACTCCGGCAACAAGCCTTCTCGTTAAGTCTTTTAGAATGGTTTCCTGCTGAAGTGCTGGACTCGATTCTTAAATTTGCCGAGACAGAAGAACATGAATTGAGCCCATCCTCTGTACGAGACTCGAATACAGTGAAAAAACCTGGCTCAGAAGAAGACCTGTACATGAAATTGTGGGCGTTAAGGGAGACCCTTCTGAAGCTCGGCTTTCCCGAGGAGAAAGTAGAGGATTCATTAAAACATCTCTTACACTATTTTTCTGGTAATTTTGCCACTGCCAATAGGGATATGGTGTGTAATCTGGACGAGGCTCTAGACTGGCTGGCCATGCACTGCAACCCCAAGGAACTACCGTCTTACACGCAGACCACTGCTCAGCTGCGCAAAGATGAAAAGGATCTTTCCTGGATAACCGGTAAACCTAAAATAATGACTAGTATCTACGCAGTGACTGAAGAGAGCTAACCGGCATCAGATCGTGAGCCAGCACAATCTTCTACTCTAAGCTTGACTCAGAATGATAGCAAAGCGAAACAGACCAAAAGTCCATCAAatgagcctcttcctcctgtaTCGAGCCCTTATGATTCTGATAGTTCTCTGGATCCTGACACTTTGCTGCCAAAGTACATGGAATTGCAGACTCAGCTATATAATCTTCAACCTGAAATCTTTGATAAGCctaagaaagggaaaaagcCTGCTCGTGAAAATATTGCGCTTGATACCAATGAGCCCCGAGTAGCGAAGATTCGCCGAAAGATTGCCAATATCGAAAATGATGTCCTTTTCGACCGCACGGAAGCTGAGTACcggtggaaagagaagcttgATGATCTAAGAAAGGAGGCGGCCTTTTTCAGGCAGAATCCGCCCACCAAGAAAACTTCCCTGGACGAGCCCGGAGCCAAGGATCAACcagaggagaaggtggcggaGCCCAGTTCCGACGTGCAACCggtcgatgatgaggagatcGCGGATCTCTTAGGGGACATGTTCCAAGCCGAGGAGCCCGCTCTGGAGACAGGCGTTATTCTTGAAGAGTTGAGCAAAGCCGCTATCACGATCCGCGATTTTGGTAAATGGACTGGACTTAGCCCTCGACGAGTTTTGGAAGATACATGCAAGGCAAGGTATGCAAAGGTCTTCGATGGATGAGAACAGGCTATGCTGACGGTAATGGCATATCTTAGGGATACTAGTTGTGCAATTATATACAaggatttctcttctgcGTCACACTCGAACAGAAAAGCGGTCGAGGTGAGGTGGTCCAAGCCACAGGATGTGCCATTTCTCTTTGAATGGGACAAAGTCACACACAAATCTAGCGCTTATGCCACCTTTGTCTCCATGGACACGATAGCAACACCAACTGCACAGCAAGCGGAGGCATTTGTCTCGACGCTTGCTCTTTTTATCCTGTTCCCACAGAATTCGAAGGAAGGCAAGGCTTATATGCGGCTTCCAGCAGTGTGGAGGGAGCTGTGGGCAGAGTTAGCGAGTGCGAAAAAGCTCCAAGAGGATGAAATTGATAAGAAGACTATAAAGCATCTAAAGAAGCTGATACGCGAGAATCAGGGTAACTTTGAAGATGACGTGGTGCTATCAGATAATTTCCGGAGACGAAATGGGACCTCTAGCAAGCCAGAGTCTCCCGCCAGGCCATCCAATGCAAGGGAGGCTACAGGCCCCGAGTCTCAGTTGCAAAGGCTTTGGATGGAGAAGTCATCCACTCCTTCTTTTAACAATATGGTGCAAGGCAGGATGAACCTCCCGATTTGGGCTTTCAAGAACGATATACTCAACACGCTTGATACCCACCGTGCGCTCATCGTTTGTAGTGAGACTGGTAGCGGAAAGAGCACGCAGATACCTTCATTTATCCTTGAACATGAGATGACACAAGGCCGTCCTTGTAAGATTTATGTGACGGAGCCTCGAAGGATCTCTGCTATATCATTAGCGCGAAGGGTTAGCGAAGAATTaggagaaagcaaaaatgatGTTGGGACAGCC from Aspergillus oryzae RIB40 DNA, chromosome 7 includes the following:
- a CDS encoding putative translational activator (protein containing adaptin N-terminal region), which translates into the protein MDDFPWDQVKSGDLESLLVVLFSSSTSRRIRALQELRERIGKMALSNPSRSDLPQQAREPLLGLLFKTYPRYVDRPSRQAVQQCLRSLLKTPVPTDDLKYLTQKLQAEASKSALSSTSALVLLEWCSVILQALSNDSETPLSVVLDIIAANAKVLETCLASNPRPPVKQSALRVTRRALRTVFSSVTWGDDAIRQSTRRLTSDSTSGHKNAPFLGVISGVCARLPAKKPVLEGEKKSITNFYVKELVGSKTAPPAHIVDALSDFFVSFVSYEDVMSDIIPPLEKAILRSPEVVLSGLVPSLCSSLPDQMDLSEILHSKLLKHLLSSMKSNNAAIRQGAVQSFESLLSRSKTEDLLLKVTTEVVGPLKTQKITNPEQRAVYAQALSATLPSTDVSKEVVQGFVPVFARESNEAALEQEIKAFCKHLAFLVQHKVKVNDDVINAIVKGSAEKRIPFRKLWQLSVGELLWNADTATLVSAEVEPFVTKFISKMKDLFNEVASNPLPSAQNGSLSTAYVFLALAERLSSVQGFDKATWEELVAQMMALSPKPSLLLNPKAYSKLTTQGEVEWVTRTLAAVSSGSKFESAEDAAKIAWGQAFIYTITIPGLHSNFRERSASILSEVHLKQVGFFGRIIIDSLWSWILSLRTSEKESAPVSAGSESLKFLHLVVKAICSPVSSLPEPEKASSELKNQLIELIVIGRPELIPNVSWITLCLRTGIDPGNLVREFADESMNQLTRVHDDPVQSRVPQVDDAIWSAAGELAFVAPDAMVSRLVAQIKDDLDVSRVSKFTPTDVAIARTPEGTMFVDVLSTKSKPAFDKNTKDYDILKWEEELRVQLAEKKGQKQKKLTADEQSKVKAQLAKESKIREEVLRAVKRIERGAGIMQGLASGPAVEADGWINTAVGSLLSLVKAGAGLLAGEVVSKAYTKCAEKVSSRLGPLRTSVGVATLRALGRSQLPPEMEAEPLGQLVTRILYRLRFASEQRPFDVTSLAYILPLVLLVLSGNGIDEQKGEEEGEQVLLALEFMSFHSGSFTDERLPRAEVLDHLITSMQKYTQHYKLIKDTLFDLCRCISPTLNNAELDILLQGAIVSDASVRTAILQAIDAEIDLTDLDFSEHIWLECHDHVEENAEIAETIWDDNALEVDDSSYGKIIPYLASKDSQLRNAAARALAHALESNPAKFDEVFSELQAKYESEAKPKVPEKDIYGMPKKMDMADHWEFRSGIALAFTAMTNGFEGEQIVSFLRFLIERGPLIDRSPVVRAQMADSGRSVIAERGQHKVEELMNILETTLETSDKGSETSDLLNEAVVVLYGSLARHLKADDPRLQTVIKRLLATLPTPSESVQSAVSGCLPPLIRLSGSQSAGYVQEMLDQLLQSKKYATQRGAAYGLAGIVSGRGVLSLREFQIMAHLRAATENKKEPHQRQGALLAYELFATILGRTFEPYVIQIVPQLLASFGDPNADVRDACLDAAKACFSNLSSYGVKKILPTLLDGLNDTQWRSQKGACDLLGAMAYLDPQQLAASLPDIIPPLTVVLNDTHKEVRNAANRSLQRFGEVISNPEIKSLVNVLLKALSDPTKHTDEALDSLIKVSFVHYLDAPSLALVVRILERGLGDRSNTKRKSAQIIGSLAHLTERKDLTSHLPIIVSGLQLAIVDPVPTTRATASKALGSLIEKLGEDALPDLIPNLMSTLKSDTGAGDRLGSAQALSEVLAGLGTTRLEETLPTILQNVSSSKPAVREGFMTLFIFLPACFGNSFATYLGKIIPPILSGLADDVESIRETSLKAGRLLVKNFSSKAIDLLLPELERGLADDSYRIRLSSVELVGDLLFSITGITAKADGEEEEEEAHQAGQSLLEILGEERRNRVLSALFICRCDTSGLVKSAAMGVWKALVASPKTLKDMVPTLSQLIIRRLGSSNMEQKVIASNALGDLIKKAGETVLSSLLPSLEEGLQTSPDVDVKQGICIALRELITSATAEALEDYEKVLISTVRVALVDNDEDVREAAAEAFDALQQILGKKAVDQVLPHLLLLLRNEEDAEQALSALLTLLTEQTRANIILPNLIPTLLTSPISSFNAKALASLAEVASSAMTRRLPTILNALMDNIISTTDDAIRDELCNAFDTVLVSVDEFDGLNVVMNVMLSLMKHDDHLRRAQAAVHLNKFFSDATIDYSRYHQDLIRVLLISFDDNDKAVVKAAWTALSSLTSHMRKEEMEVLAIPTRQVLRGVGVPGANLPGFSLPKGITAILPIFLQALLNGSVEQRTQAALAIGDIIDRTAADSLKLFVTQITGPLIRVVSERSVDIKCAIFYTLNKLLGKIPLAVKPFLPQLQRTFARGLADTTSETLRDRAAKGLGILITLTPRVDPLIAELITGTKTADVGVRNAMMKALQEVVGKAGANMSEASKNSILALIDDDASDQTDSVAITNAKLLGALVKVLPPATATPLIKNRVLTTHPTHASILGLNALLLDSPSSLTENFAAETISVICQGVTNKDTFIADNSVLAAGKYLLIDDEHRSFENNKAIFEALAPCIQPGAPSDTRRLALVVMRTVSRLHPELTRPHLALLAPPIFASVRDMVIPVKLAAEAAFLAIFSVVESESAVFDKYMAGPGAELAQGPKRSMSDYFKRIALRLASQSRERKEAEGGQGGLGLSNDEVEDEKELWSIGKVDLGEGPVDE
- a CDS encoding putative ATP dependent RNA helicase (ATP-dependent RNA helicase A), which translates into the protein MPPNNKKKKKPAANPARGFATVSVPSKPKSTNSTAPASTAESKSVSESERPTPAESSRPAAETQDAPSLQDYSPEELERHLEDAELQILVEKYASKCKNDAVRQVSKLETERRILRQQAFSLSLLEWFPAEVLDSILKFAETEEHELSPSSVRDSNTVKKPGSEEDLYMKLWALRETLLKLGFPEEKVEDSLKHLLHYFSGNFATANRDMVCNLDEALDWLAMHCNPKELPSYTQTTAQLRKDEKDLSWITGKPKIMTNREPAQSSTLSLTQNDSKAKQTKSPSNEPLPPVSSPYDSDSSLDPDTLLPKYMELQTQLYNLQPEIFDKPKKGKKPARENIALDTNEPRVAKIRRKIANIENDVLFDRTEAEYRWKEKLDDLRKEAAFFRQNPPTKKTSLDEPGAKDQPEEKVAEPSSDVQPVDDEEIADLLGDMFQAEEPALETGVILEELSKAAITIRDFGKWTGLSPRRVLEDTCKARDTSCAIIYKDFSSASHSNRKAVEVRWSKPQDVPFLFEWDKVTHKSSAYATFVSMDTIATPTAQQAEAFVSTLALFILFPQNSKEGKAYMRLPAVWRELWAELASAKKLQEDEIDKKTIKHLKKLIRENQGNFEDDVVLSDNFRRRNGTSSKPESPARPSNAREATGPESQLQRLWMEKSSTPSFNNMVQGRMNLPIWAFKNDILNTLDTHRALIVCSETGSGKSTQIPSFILEHEMTQGRPCKIYVTEPRRISAISLARRVSEELGESKNDVGTARSLIGFAVRLESKVSQSTRLVFATTGVVVRMLERPDDFQDITHIVLDEVHERSIDSDFLLIVLRRLMQRRPDLKLILMSATLEAQKFSNYLGGVPVLNIPGRTFPVEMKFLEDAVEMTNYRLSENDSNANLDDDTDEMAPENVEGDTAGGMLASLESYSKQTRDTVLNFDEYRLDYQLIKKLLIKIATAPEMANYSKAILIFMPGMAEIRRLNDEILSEPIFQQGWIVHALHSSIASEDQEKAFIVPPEGMRKIVIATNIAETGITIPDITAVIDTGKEKTMRFDEKRQLSRLVEAFISRANAKQRRGRAGRVQNGICFHMFTKHRHEKLLAEQQTPEMLRLSLQDLVLRVKICKLGEVEPTLLEALDAPSSKNIRRAIDSLKEVKALTNSENLTPLGMQLAKLPLDVFLGKLIIHGAFFKCLDASISIAAILSSKSPFVNTMGSNTQKDLARLSFKKGDSDLLTVYNAYCAWKRTRNTPGANEYAFCRKNFLSSQTLLNIEDIKMQLIVSIADAGLLLLDPTQKTALNRARYGGRQRQFFTIPEEYDINSSNDVIVNAVIAWSFYPKLLTREGKGWRNVANNQAVTLHPTSVNKQTDASIKWLSYYHIMQGRNRNYNAFETNAVDDFAIALLCGEAEFKMYAGVVSIDANRIRFAVRDWKSMLALKILSARIRDILSGTFRDPQKKLSYKQQQWVHIWQQIFTQVGK